The region TGCTGTGATCAAAACAGCCGGTATCACCGGAGACAGAGTCTTTACTGGTACGGCAGTGTGCTTCAACTCGCAGGATGAAGCCATTGAAGGTATTCTCGGTGGTAAAGTAGAAGCCGGTAATGTTGTGGTTATTAGATATGAAGGTCCTCGTGGTGGACCTGGTATGCAAGAGATGCTTAGTCCTACAAGCCTTATCATGGGTATGGGTCTAGGAGACAAGGTTGCATTGATCACGGATGGAAGATTTTCTGGTGCAACTAGAGGAGCGAGTATCGGACATGTTAGTCCTGAGGCTGCAGAAGGCGGGCTAATAGGCTTGCTTGAAGATGGAGATGAGATCTTTATTGATGTAGATAATTATATCTTGGAAGCAAAGCTTACATTCGAAGAAATAGCGGAGAGAAGAGACAACTTCAAACCTTTAGTCAAGCCATTGAAAAGTAAATGGCTAAGACAATATAGAGCCTTGGTAACCAATGCCAGTTCCGGAGCTGTGTTAGAAGCTGAATAATACATCTATAAAGTTATATCCTCTCAAAGCGTTGCCTTGAGAGGTCTCCTCGCTCCATAAACGCGAAGCATCCTATAAAATGATTTAATTGATCAAGTGAAGTCTTGATATGAGTTTTCCCATCAGTGTCGCCTTTAAAGGCAATGATACAATGTCTTCTAGACTATTATTCTCTTTTAGAGGGTTCACGCAAGTTATTGTATCGTTTTCCATAACACCTTCCCTTTCATGCACTTCACCACAGCTTGCGCATTGTTTCCATACACCATTCCAAGATACATTGGTATTGTTACATTTTCTACAGGCATTCATAATGCCTCCGTTACACTTTTTATTAAGACAAAATTACCTCGCTGAAGCATTTCATACTGATTCGAAAAGTCATATATGGATTTCATTCACTAGAAGGGTTATGAGGAAGCTATATCCCTCATCAAGAAGAGAACTTCCTATTAAGAAGGACGTCTCGCTCCTTTATATCTGTTGCTATAAAAGTTCTTATTTAGACTTGTAATCACAACCTTTTTCTTTGCAGATGAAGCATGAATGAATTTATTATCCCCAAGATAAATCCCTACATGGTTCACATACCCTTTACGTTTTTTAGAAGTATCAAAGAAGATAAGGTCTCCCTTTTTCAACTCACTTCTTTTCACAAATTTCCCAAATTTTGATTGTCTGATTGAAGTACGTGGGATATCGATACCTATATTTTTGTAGACAAATTTTGTAAAACTAGAACAGTCATAACAATTTTTATTACCACTTGCTCCCCATACGTATTTTTTTCCTAATTTTGTTTTTGCCAATGAAGTAATTCTCTGACATTTATCAACGTCTTTATCTTCTTTCTTGCTCTTACTCTTAAAAAGATCCATGAAAGAAAACGTTTTAGGTTCTTCTTTCTTCTCTTTCTCTAAACTCATTGTATCCAGGTCAGAAAGCGATGCAACTAACTTTTTGTTTGAAGCTGGTTTCTTTGCTTTCGCAAGCGTATTCGTCTTTTTATTTTGAGGGAGATATAATACTTTCCCAATTTTAAGTATTTGACTTTTCCTCAATGCATTGGCTTTTCTTATTTTTGTCACAGAGGTATGATGTTTATGTGCGATAGCAGAAAGAGTATCCCCTTTTTTTGTCACATATTTCATCGGTTTTTCGTACGTTTTAGTATAAGGCACATATGCATTTGTTGGTACCTTCAATACCTTCCCTACCCTCAGGATATCTCCTTTTTTAAGTCCATTGGTCTTTCTTACTTTTGAAATGGTTGTATGATGTTTATGTGCGATAGCAGAAAGAGTATCCCCTTTTTTAACGGTATGTTTGATCATTTGTTTGGCTGTGTGTGTCGATGCTGCAGCTGTCATCGTACTGAGAGATAAGGCAAGTAATAACGCATAAAGTTTCTTCAATGAATTCTCCTACATAATTAAACTATAAGTACAAATGATAAAAATCCATACTTATGAAATATTTGATAGATTGTAACTATATATGATTAATCAAAAATAAACATGCTTTTAAATCAAGCTTAACCTATACTCTACCCTATACCCTATATGTTTACCTCATATTATACACTTTTTTTCAATGCTTCTACAATGTAATCAGCTACCCTAAATGCATTGGCATAAATAGTCCAAGTATACGCTACAGAACCCCCGGTAGGCATAAAACTGGCATCAGCGACAAAAAGATTCTTGACATCATGAGATCGACAATATTTGTTAAGTACGGATGTTTTAGGGTCATTTCCAAAACGACATCCTCCGGCAACCAGGTTCTGAGGGGGTGCAGAAGAGATAGCAGAATAAATGTTTTTTGCTCCCATCTCTTCAAGTACCTTCTCACACTTCTTTGCAATATAATTTCCTACTTTTATATCTTGAGGATGCCCTTCCACACGCAGTTTGCCTACGGGCATACCAAACTTGTCTTTGTGCACAGGATCCAACGAAACAAAACAGTTATCATTAGGGAGCCAGTCATTAAAGACTTCAAAACGTATACTTTTCTGTTCTGTAAAACGAGAAACCAAACGTTCACCCAGATCTTTACCCCATACCAGTTTTCCATCTTTGTAACCATTTTTACGTGCACGACTGATAATGTTTTGATGTTCGAACATGAACTCTACAGAACCGCCTTTAAATTTTCCGTCCCACCAATGGTCTATAAAATACCAGTCCAGAATAGAAC is a window of Sulfurovum sp. TSL6 DNA encoding:
- a CDS encoding C40 family peptidase; amino-acid sequence: MKKLYALLLALSLSTMTAAASTHTAKQMIKHTVKKGDTLSAIAHKHHTTISKVRKTNGLKKGDILRVGKVLKVPTNAYVPYTKTYEKPMKYVTKKGDTLSAIAHKHHTSVTKIRKANALRKSQILKIGKVLYLPQNKKTNTLAKAKKPASNKKLVASLSDLDTMSLEKEKKEEPKTFSFMDLFKSKSKKEDKDVDKCQRITSLAKTKLGKKYVWGASGNKNCYDCSSFTKFVYKNIGIDIPRTSIRQSKFGKFVKRSELKKGDLIFFDTSKKRKGYVNHVGIYLGDNKFIHASSAKKKVVITSLNKNFYSNRYKGARRPS